A single region of the Pararhodospirillum photometricum DSM 122 genome encodes:
- the phoU gene encoding phosphate signaling complex protein PhoU, which produces MTVSKDAHIVTSYDEALRDLDARIDRMGALAIAQTRDTIALVVQRDPTMATRILEHENEMNELEYRVNEQVVRVLALRQPVADDLRAVVTCLKVAGMLERIGDYTANAARRAPVLTQLANFPVRGPVSRMGDLVIGMLDDALRAFREPDDALASLVRERDEEVDALHASLFRELLTYMMEDPRTITACTHLMFVSKNLERIGDQATNIAEAAHYRATGTMISGDRPKGDDTFRTDPV; this is translated from the coding sequence ATGACCGTCTCGAAAGATGCCCACATTGTCACCTCGTATGACGAGGCCTTGCGAGATCTGGATGCTCGCATCGACCGCATGGGGGCGCTGGCCATTGCCCAGACCCGGGACACCATCGCCTTGGTGGTTCAGCGCGACCCGACCATGGCCACGCGCATCTTGGAACACGAAAACGAGATGAACGAGCTGGAATACCGGGTCAACGAACAGGTGGTGCGGGTGCTGGCTTTGCGTCAGCCCGTGGCCGACGACCTGCGCGCCGTCGTCACCTGCTTGAAAGTCGCGGGCATGCTGGAGCGCATCGGCGACTACACCGCCAACGCCGCCCGCCGGGCGCCGGTGTTGACCCAACTCGCCAACTTTCCGGTGCGCGGCCCCGTCTCGCGCATGGGCGATCTGGTGATCGGCATGCTCGACGACGCCTTGCGCGCCTTCCGCGAGCCCGACGACGCCCTGGCCAGCCTGGTTCGCGAGCGCGACGAGGAAGTGGACGCGCTGCACGCCAGCCTGTTTCGCGAACTGCTCACCTATATGATGGAAGATCCCCGGACCATCACCGCTTGCACCCATCTGATGTTCGTCTCCAAAAACCTGGAGCGCATCGGCGATCAGGCGACCAACATCGCCGAGGCCGCCCACTACCGCGCCACCGGCACCATGATTTCCGGGGATCGGCCCAAGGGCGACGACACCTTCCGCACCGATCCGGTTTGA
- a CDS encoding helix-turn-helix domain-containing protein: MEPSITDKSRSDRGGSSGHVGALLRQTRERLGEPLDRVAEALRIRRAYLEAIEAGHYDSLPGGAYAIGFVRAYADHLGLHPEEVVRRYKDESQSPAPSTNLEFPMPVGEGGVPAGALVGLALVLAACAYGAWYWVSSLDRPVAELIPDIPEHLAALVGPAPAPNPSRRKRRPRLPRSPLRPRLPPYPPRTRPRPRRAPTPRIPRRRPPIRWKPLPPSTQGPRLPWEPLRIQVKRRRRL; the protein is encoded by the coding sequence TTGGAACCTTCCATCACCGACAAGTCGAGATCCGATCGTGGCGGAAGCTCCGGGCACGTGGGCGCCTTGCTGCGGCAAACGCGCGAACGGCTGGGCGAGCCTCTGGATCGCGTGGCCGAGGCCCTGCGCATCCGCCGGGCCTATCTCGAGGCTATCGAGGCCGGGCACTACGACTCCCTACCGGGAGGGGCTTATGCCATCGGCTTCGTTCGGGCGTATGCCGATCACCTTGGGTTGCACCCCGAGGAAGTCGTGCGTCGCTACAAAGACGAAAGCCAGAGCCCGGCCCCCTCGACCAATCTGGAATTCCCCATGCCGGTGGGCGAAGGCGGGGTCCCCGCCGGGGCTCTCGTCGGCCTCGCCCTGGTCTTGGCGGCGTGTGCCTATGGCGCTTGGTACTGGGTGTCATCCCTGGATCGGCCGGTCGCCGAACTGATCCCCGACATTCCCGAGCACTTGGCTGCCCTGGTCGGGCCCGCTCCCGCCCCCAACCCGTCGCGCCGGAAGCGTCGCCCGCGTCTTCCCCGCTCCCCCCTTCGCCCTCGCCTTCCCCCTTACCCTCCCAGGACCCGGCCCAGACCGCGCCGGGCCCCGACGCCGAGGATCCCTCGGAGGCGTCCCCCGATCCGATGGAAGCCTCTCCCCCCATCGACGCAGGGGCCGCGCCTGCCCTGGGAGCCCCTGAGGATCCAAGTGAAGCGCCGCCGCCGATTGTGA
- a CDS encoding DUF4115 domain-containing protein, with product MGHSARVVLRAASDSWIMLRKDGKLVVRRLLRKDDVYAIPESEGLTLSVSNAGALEVYVDGARAPSLSTGGTIRLDPNRLKSGR from the coding sequence ATGGGTCACTCGGCGCGGGTTGTCCTGCGCGCCGCCAGCGACTCCTGGATCATGCTGCGCAAGGACGGAAAACTGGTCGTGCGACGCCTGTTGCGCAAAGATGATGTGTACGCCATTCCCGAAAGCGAGGGCCTGACCCTCTCGGTCAGCAATGCCGGAGCGCTGGAGGTTTATGTGGATGGGGCACGGGCCCCCAGCCTGAGTACCGGGGGGACGATCCGGCTCGATCCGAACCGGTTGAAGTCGGGTCGCTGA
- the ispG gene encoding flavodoxin-dependent (E)-4-hydroxy-3-methylbut-2-enyl-diphosphate synthase, whose protein sequence is MSERSYRVIKRRVSRQIRVGSVLVGGDAPISVQTMTNTLTTDIKGTVAQIRRAEEAGADMVRVSCPDADSTAALREIVKQVSVPIIADIHFHYMRGIEAAEAGAACLRINPGNIGSVERVREVVKAARDHGCSMRIGVNAASLDQKLLEKYGEPCPDAMVESALEHARLLEDEDFREFKISVKASDTFLAVASYRALAAACDYPLHLGITEAGGLRGGTVKSAIGIGALLWEGIGDTVRVSLSALPEEEVKVGFEILKTLDLRHRGVRIVSCPSCARQGFDVVKTVELLEERLSHIQEPVTLSIMGCVVNGPGEARETQIGLTGGGTLANVNAKNQVYLCGERAHTIGNEEMIDHLVALVEKKAAEMAAEKAARAAQ, encoded by the coding sequence ATGTCCGAACGTTCCTACCGTGTCATCAAGCGCCGGGTCTCACGCCAGATCCGGGTGGGCTCCGTGCTGGTGGGCGGCGACGCCCCGATCAGCGTGCAGACCATGACCAACACGCTGACCACGGACATCAAGGGTACGGTGGCCCAGATCCGCCGCGCCGAAGAGGCCGGCGCCGACATGGTGCGGGTGTCGTGCCCCGACGCCGACAGTACCGCCGCCCTGCGCGAGATCGTTAAGCAGGTGTCGGTGCCGATCATCGCCGACATTCATTTCCATTACATGCGCGGCATCGAGGCCGCCGAGGCCGGCGCCGCCTGCTTGCGCATCAATCCCGGCAACATCGGCTCGGTCGAGCGGGTGCGCGAGGTGGTGAAGGCGGCGCGCGACCATGGGTGCTCCATGCGCATTGGCGTCAACGCCGCTTCACTCGATCAGAAGTTGCTGGAGAAATACGGCGAACCCTGCCCCGACGCCATGGTCGAAAGCGCCCTGGAGCATGCCCGCTTGCTAGAAGACGAGGACTTCCGCGAGTTCAAGATCAGCGTGAAGGCCTCCGACACCTTCCTGGCGGTGGCGTCCTATCGGGCCTTGGCGGCGGCCTGCGATTATCCCTTGCACCTGGGCATCACCGAAGCCGGCGGCCTGCGCGGCGGCACGGTCAAGTCGGCGATCGGCATCGGCGCCTTGTTGTGGGAGGGCATTGGCGACACCGTGCGCGTGTCGTTGTCGGCGCTGCCGGAGGAAGAGGTCAAGGTCGGCTTCGAGATCTTGAAGACCTTGGACCTGCGCCATCGCGGGGTGCGCATCGTCTCGTGCCCGTCGTGTGCCCGCCAGGGCTTCGACGTGGTCAAGACGGTGGAACTGCTGGAGGAGCGGCTTTCGCACATTCAAGAGCCCGTGACCTTGTCGATCATGGGCTGCGTGGTCAACGGCCCCGGCGAAGCGCGTGAGACCCAGATCGGGTTGACTGGCGGCGGGACCCTGGCCAACGTCAACGCCAAAAATCAGGTCTATCTCTGCGGCGAGCGGGCCCACACCATTGGCAATGAAGAGATGATTGATCACCTCGTGGCGCTCGTGGAAAAAAAGGCGGCAGAGATGGCCGCCGAGAAGGCGGCGCGGGCTGCTCAATAA
- the pyrF gene encoding orotidine-5'-phosphate decarboxylase, protein MILGRANPVYVALDTTDVGEATALAARLHDDVGGLKVGLEFFARNGHKGVREVNKAGDLPLFLDLKFHDIPNTVAGAVRSVMPLAPALLNVHALGGRAMMRAAQASAQDEAARLGITPPRLLAVTVLTSMNDADITEAGITGPVSDQVRRLAALTAEAGLDGVVCSAQEAAVLRADLGPDFLLVTPGVRPHWAAADDQKRVTTPREALAAGASVLVIGRPITASPDPRAAARRIQDDLAEGAVV, encoded by the coding sequence GTGATCCTGGGACGCGCCAATCCTGTTTATGTCGCGCTTGACACCACCGATGTCGGCGAAGCAACCGCTCTGGCCGCTCGTTTGCATGACGATGTGGGCGGTCTGAAAGTGGGGCTAGAGTTTTTCGCCCGCAACGGTCACAAAGGCGTGCGCGAGGTCAATAAGGCCGGCGACCTTCCCTTGTTTCTCGATCTCAAGTTTCACGACATCCCGAACACGGTCGCTGGTGCCGTGCGCTCGGTCATGCCGCTGGCCCCGGCCTTGTTGAATGTTCATGCCCTGGGCGGTCGCGCCATGATGCGAGCGGCCCAGGCCAGTGCGCAAGACGAGGCGGCGCGCCTGGGCATCACGCCGCCCCGGCTGCTGGCGGTCACCGTGCTGACCAGCATGAACGACGCCGACATCACCGAGGCCGGGATCACCGGGCCGGTCTCCGATCAGGTGCGGCGCTTGGCGGCCCTCACCGCCGAGGCGGGCTTGGACGGCGTGGTGTGCTCGGCGCAGGAGGCAGCGGTCCTGCGGGCCGATCTGGGCCCCGACTTTTTGCTGGTCACGCCGGGCGTGCGTCCCCACTGGGCGGCCGCCGATGACCAAAAGCGGGTGACCACCCCGCGCGAGGCCCTGGCCGCCGGGGCCTCGGTCTTGGTGATTGGCCGGCCCATCACCGCCTCGCCCGATCCGCGCGCGGCGGCCCGGCGCATTCAAGACGATCTGGCCGAAGGAGCCGTTGTATGA
- a CDS encoding phosphoribosylanthranilate isomerase yields the protein MTTPAIKICGLTEEDGVDAAVEAGVDMIGFVFFPPSPRAVTPERAAELLDAIPYPDEGGPLRVGLFVDPDDETVNAVMNAVRLDLIQLHGQETPERVEALRLEFGIEVMKALPVGSAEDLAAAQAYAGVADRLLLDAKPPAGADRPGGNAQAFDWSLLEGWEAPLPWVLAGGLTPETVAEAIKQTKAPAVDVSSGVESAPGIKDPEHIRRFVAAVRGT from the coding sequence ATGACCACGCCTGCCATCAAGATCTGTGGCCTGACCGAGGAAGACGGGGTGGATGCCGCCGTTGAAGCCGGGGTGGACATGATCGGCTTCGTCTTTTTTCCCCCCTCGCCGCGCGCTGTCACCCCGGAGCGCGCCGCCGAGCTTCTCGACGCCATTCCCTATCCCGACGAGGGCGGCCCTTTGCGGGTCGGGCTGTTTGTCGATCCCGACGACGAGACCGTCAATGCGGTGATGAACGCGGTGCGCCTCGACTTGATCCAGCTCCATGGCCAGGAAACCCCGGAGCGGGTCGAAGCCCTGCGCCTGGAGTTTGGCATTGAGGTCATGAAGGCCCTGCCAGTGGGCAGCGCCGAAGACCTAGCCGCCGCCCAGGCCTATGCCGGGGTGGCCGACCGCCTGTTGCTTGATGCCAAGCCGCCCGCCGGGGCCGATCGGCCGGGCGGCAACGCCCAGGCCTTTGACTGGAGCTTGCTGGAGGGCTGGGAGGCGCCGCTGCCTTGGGTGCTGGCCGGAGGCCTGACGCCGGAAACGGTAGCGGAGGCGATTAAGCAGACCAAGGCGCCGGCGGTGGATGTGTCGAGTGGGGTGGAAAGCGCGCCGGGGATCAAGGATCCCGAGCATATCCGGCGGTTTGTCGCCGCCGTGCGGGGGACATAG
- a CDS encoding DUF3422 family protein, whose amino-acid sequence MSAFKEHPLRDVLANELHTRAADEITAPAQISQFAVLTGEDNNRAIEHLAELCARMGASAPTTGANHFTTDLGGLVVRFERHTEFCSYAFVRRGRTGDMPFERPPLTAVPDDWLATLPGEVLAGVHIVLEAQDEPEHSPEELSLRHFSGNVLIAAAVGGGAAKAYSDLRLDADRFIRFLVRDVNLLPSHAGRTVQRLIEMNTYRALALLALPQAREASPVLREIDLALADIAQRMADPTNLEKDADLLRELSSLTARVEAIATTNSYRFAASRAYYQLVVRRLEDLRQGRLGERLTFSAFMDRRLTPAMTTCKSVADRTEALSTRGSRVVSLLRTRVEVDLQAQNQRLLESMDHRARLQLRLQQAVEGLSVVAIGYYMVGLVGYLAKGLKGAGVLEVSDTVVTGLAVPVVLLVVYLGLKRAKKAMGLEEGE is encoded by the coding sequence ATGAGCGCCTTTAAGGAACACCCGTTGCGCGATGTGCTGGCCAACGAGCTGCACACCCGCGCCGCCGATGAAATCACAGCACCGGCCCAGATTTCCCAGTTTGCGGTCCTGACCGGCGAGGACAATAACCGCGCCATTGAGCATTTGGCCGAACTCTGCGCTCGCATGGGAGCCTCGGCCCCCACAACGGGCGCCAATCATTTCACCACCGACCTAGGGGGGTTGGTGGTGCGGTTCGAGCGGCATACCGAGTTTTGCTCCTATGCCTTCGTCCGACGCGGCCGCACCGGTGACATGCCTTTTGAGCGTCCGCCGCTCACGGCGGTTCCTGACGACTGGCTGGCAACCCTGCCCGGAGAGGTCCTCGCCGGGGTGCACATCGTCTTGGAAGCGCAGGATGAACCCGAGCATTCCCCGGAAGAACTGAGCCTGCGTCATTTTTCCGGCAATGTCTTGATCGCTGCCGCCGTCGGCGGAGGCGCGGCCAAGGCCTATTCCGACCTGCGCTTGGATGCCGACCGCTTTATTCGCTTTTTGGTGCGAGATGTGAATCTGCTGCCGTCCCATGCCGGCCGCACGGTGCAGCGCCTTATTGAAATGAACACCTATCGCGCCTTGGCCTTGCTGGCCCTGCCCCAAGCGCGTGAGGCCAGCCCGGTGTTGCGCGAAATCGACCTGGCCCTGGCCGACATTGCCCAACGCATGGCCGATCCCACCAACTTGGAAAAGGATGCGGATCTACTGCGGGAGTTATCGAGCCTGACCGCCCGGGTCGAGGCCATTGCCACCACCAACTCCTACCGCTTTGCCGCCTCGCGGGCTTATTATCAACTGGTGGTGCGACGGCTGGAAGATCTGCGCCAAGGACGCCTGGGCGAGCGACTGACCTTCTCCGCGTTCATGGATCGCCGCCTGACCCCGGCCATGACCACCTGCAAGTCGGTCGCCGACCGCACAGAGGCCCTGTCCACCCGAGGCTCGCGGGTGGTTAGTTTGCTGCGCACCCGGGTCGAGGTCGATCTTCAGGCCCAGAATCAGCGACTGCTGGAAAGCATGGATCATCGCGCCCGCTTGCAGTTGCGCTTGCAGCAGGCCGTCGAAGGGCTCTCGGTGGTGGCCATTGGCTATTACATGGTGGGGCTGGTCGGCTATCTGGCCAAGGGACTGAAAGGGGCCGGGGTTCTTGAGGTCAGCGATACCGTGGTCACCGGCTTGGCCGTGCCGGTGGTGCTCCTGGTGGTGTATCTTGGGCTCAAGCGCGCCAAGAAGGCCATGGGCTTGGAGGAAGGCGAGTAG
- the alaS gene encoding alanine--tRNA ligase: MSTTSEIRRTFLEFFVRNGHQEVASSPLVPLNDPTLMFTNAGMVQFKNVFTGSETRPYSRATTSQKCVRAGGKHNDLDNVGYTARHHTFFEMLGNFSFGDYFKEQAIEYAWTLITRDYGLPKDRLLVTVHSSDEEAAALWRKISGFSDSRILRIPTSDNFWSMGDTGPCGPCSEIFFDHGDHIPGGPPGSPEADGDRFIEIWNLVFMQFEQRGPGDRIDLPRPSVDTGMGLERIAAVLQGKHDNYDIDLMRGLIEAVAHAAGTDPDGPAKVSHRVIADHLRASCFLIADGVLPANEGRGYVLRRIMRRAMRHAHLMGCTEPLMWRLVPALVRAMGDQFAELDRAQALMTETLRLEETRFKRMLDRGLKLLADETGALAEGDCLSGDVAFRLYDTYGFPLDLTQDALRARGIGVDVEGFSTAMERQKAEARKSWTGSGEQATEAVWFDVRERIGATEFLGYTGTSAEGMIAALIVDGAVVETAQPGVEVALVANQTPFYGESGGQVGDTGLIRVPGGGAVVVRDTLKKVGALHVHLGQVIEGPVAVGQTARFEVDVERRNAVRGHHSATHLLHEALRRRLGEHVTQKGSMVSDERLRFDISHPTPLSDDDVAVVEAEVNREIRANAPVITRLMDPEAAMAAGAMALFGEKYGEEVRVVSMGTTPDGAPRAFSVELCGGTHVSRTGDIGLFKIVTESAVASGVRRIEAVTGAAALAWVAERERLLAEVSGLLRVGPTDVPARVQALLDDRRKLERELADTRRKLATGGGASEGPKVVNGVPFIGRVLEGVPGKDLKGMVDELKTQAGSAVVALLSVADGKVSLVVGVTKDLEGRADAVALVKAGAAVVGGKGGGGRPDMAQAGGPEADKAQDALAAIEAALG; encoded by the coding sequence ATGAGCACCACGTCGGAAATCCGTCGGACTTTCCTGGAATTTTTCGTTCGCAATGGTCACCAGGAGGTTGCCAGCAGCCCTCTTGTGCCGCTGAACGATCCGACCTTGATGTTCACCAACGCTGGCATGGTGCAGTTCAAGAACGTCTTCACCGGCAGCGAAACACGCCCCTATTCCCGGGCCACCACCTCGCAAAAATGCGTGCGGGCCGGCGGCAAGCACAACGACCTGGATAACGTGGGCTATACCGCGCGGCATCACACCTTTTTTGAGATGCTCGGCAACTTTTCGTTTGGGGATTACTTCAAGGAACAGGCCATCGAGTATGCCTGGACCCTGATCACCCGCGACTATGGCCTGCCCAAGGACCGCCTGCTGGTTACCGTGCACTCCAGCGACGAGGAAGCGGCGGCGCTGTGGCGCAAGATCAGCGGCTTTTCCGATTCCCGCATCTTGCGCATCCCGACCAGCGACAATTTCTGGTCCATGGGCGACACCGGCCCCTGCGGCCCCTGCTCGGAAATCTTTTTCGACCACGGCGATCACATTCCGGGCGGCCCGCCGGGCAGCCCCGAGGCCGATGGCGACCGCTTTATCGAGATCTGGAATCTCGTGTTCATGCAGTTCGAGCAGCGCGGCCCCGGCGATCGCATTGATCTGCCCCGCCCCTCGGTGGACACCGGCATGGGCCTGGAGCGCATTGCCGCCGTGCTCCAGGGCAAGCACGACAACTATGACATCGACCTGATGCGCGGGTTGATCGAAGCCGTGGCCCACGCCGCCGGCACCGATCCCGACGGCCCGGCCAAGGTCTCGCACCGCGTGATCGCCGACCACCTGCGCGCCTCGTGCTTCCTGATTGCCGATGGCGTGTTGCCGGCTAACGAGGGCCGAGGCTACGTGCTGCGCCGGATCATGCGCCGCGCCATGCGTCACGCCCACCTGATGGGCTGCACCGAGCCCTTGATGTGGCGGCTCGTCCCGGCCCTGGTGCGGGCCATGGGCGATCAGTTCGCCGAACTGGACCGCGCCCAGGCCCTGATGACCGAAACCTTGCGCCTGGAGGAAACCCGCTTCAAGCGCATGCTCGATCGCGGCCTCAAGCTGCTGGCCGACGAAACCGGCGCCCTGGCCGAGGGCGATTGCCTGTCGGGCGACGTGGCGTTTCGCCTGTACGATACCTATGGCTTCCCGCTTGATCTCACCCAAGATGCCTTGCGCGCCCGGGGCATTGGCGTGGATGTCGAGGGCTTCTCGACCGCCATGGAGCGCCAGAAGGCCGAGGCCCGCAAGTCGTGGACCGGCTCGGGCGAGCAGGCCACCGAAGCGGTGTGGTTTGACGTGCGCGAGCGGATCGGCGCCACCGAGTTCCTGGGCTACACCGGCACCAGCGCCGAGGGCATGATTGCCGCGCTCATCGTCGATGGCGCCGTGGTCGAGACGGCCCAGCCCGGGGTCGAGGTCGCCCTGGTCGCCAACCAGACCCCCTTCTATGGCGAGTCCGGCGGTCAGGTTGGCGATACCGGCCTGATCCGCGTGCCGGGCGGCGGCGCCGTTGTGGTTCGCGACACCTTGAAGAAGGTGGGCGCGCTGCATGTTCACTTGGGCCAAGTGATCGAGGGACCGGTGGCCGTGGGCCAGACGGCGCGCTTTGAAGTGGATGTCGAGCGGCGCAATGCCGTGCGCGGCCACCACTCGGCCACCCACCTGTTGCACGAGGCCTTGCGCCGCCGCCTGGGCGAGCATGTGACCCAGAAGGGCTCGATGGTCTCGGACGAGCGGCTGCGCTTTGACATCAGCCACCCCACGCCGTTGTCCGACGACGACGTGGCCGTGGTAGAAGCCGAGGTCAACCGCGAGATCCGCGCCAACGCCCCTGTCATCACCCGCCTGATGGATCCCGAGGCCGCCATGGCGGCCGGTGCCATGGCCCTGTTCGGCGAAAAGTATGGCGAGGAAGTGCGCGTGGTCTCGATGGGCACCACGCCCGACGGTGCCCCGCGGGCCTTCTCGGTTGAGCTGTGCGGCGGCACCCATGTGTCGCGCACCGGCGATATCGGCTTGTTCAAGATCGTCACCGAAAGCGCCGTGGCCTCGGGCGTGCGCCGCATTGAAGCGGTGACCGGCGCCGCCGCCTTGGCTTGGGTGGCCGAACGCGAGCGGTTGCTGGCCGAGGTGTCGGGGCTGTTGCGCGTGGGACCGACCGATGTCCCGGCCCGCGTCCAGGCCCTGCTGGACGACCGGCGCAAGCTGGAACGCGAGTTGGCCGATACCCGGCGCAAGCTGGCGACCGGGGGCGGCGCCTCCGAGGGGCCCAAGGTGGTCAACGGCGTGCCCTTCATTGGCCGGGTGCTTGAGGGCGTGCCGGGCAAGGACCTGAAGGGCATGGTCGATGAGTTGAAGACCCAGGCCGGTTCGGCGGTGGTGGCCCTGCTTTCGGTGGCCGACGGCAAGGTGTCGCTCGTGGTCGGCGTGACCAAGGACTTGGAAGGCCGGGCTGATGCCGTGGCACTGGTCAAGGCGGGCGCCGCCGTGGTCGGTGGCAAGGGCGGCGGCGGCCGGCCGGACATGGCTCAGGCGGGCGGTCCCGAGGCTGATAAGGCTCAGGACGCTTTGGCGGCGATTGAGGCGGCGCTGGGATAA
- the cbiB gene encoding adenosylcobinamide-phosphate synthase CbiB yields MFSLFATSGGLLSHAGIDPLFLLVLALGLDAYLGEMGPLFRLIPHPVVVMGEAIAVFDRRLNRPDRSEAARRGRGIFTVVVLVGACVALGIALQAVSVFVPLGWMLELGLVAVLLAQKSLHDHVAAVAHALETQGLAEGRRAVSLLVGRDPASLDDAGVARAAIESLAENFCDGVVAPVFWYVLFGLPGLLAFKMISTLDSMIGYRTATYRAFGWAGARLDDVANFLPARLSGPLLALGALGGRGVSARAGLRVMGRDHGRHRSPNAGWPEATMAGVLGLRLSGPRQYPGQPPREEPWIGEGRTTASARDIRRALVVYRRACLVQAGFVLVLALF; encoded by the coding sequence ATGTTCAGTCTCTTCGCCACCTCTGGGGGGCTTCTGTCCCACGCCGGGATCGATCCCCTGTTCTTGCTGGTCCTGGCCCTGGGGCTTGATGCCTATCTGGGTGAGATGGGCCCCTTGTTTCGTCTGATCCCCCATCCGGTGGTGGTCATGGGCGAAGCCATTGCCGTGTTCGATCGCCGGCTCAACCGGCCCGATCGCTCGGAAGCGGCGCGGCGGGGGCGAGGCATCTTTACCGTCGTGGTTTTGGTGGGGGCGTGCGTTGCGCTAGGGATCGCCCTTCAGGCCGTCTCGGTGTTTGTGCCCCTGGGCTGGATGCTGGAGTTGGGGCTGGTGGCGGTCCTGCTTGCCCAAAAAAGCCTCCATGATCATGTGGCCGCCGTGGCCCACGCCCTGGAAACCCAGGGGCTGGCCGAGGGGCGGCGCGCCGTTTCCCTGCTGGTTGGGCGTGATCCGGCCAGTCTTGACGACGCCGGAGTGGCCCGAGCCGCCATCGAGAGCTTGGCCGAAAACTTTTGTGATGGCGTGGTTGCGCCGGTCTTCTGGTATGTGCTGTTCGGCCTGCCCGGGCTGTTGGCCTTCAAGATGATCAGCACCCTGGACAGCATGATCGGCTATCGCACCGCGACCTACCGGGCCTTTGGCTGGGCCGGGGCCCGGCTGGACGACGTGGCCAACTTCCTGCCGGCCCGTCTGTCGGGGCCGTTGCTGGCCTTGGGGGCCCTGGGGGGGCGCGGCGTTTCGGCGCGGGCCGGGCTGCGCGTCATGGGACGCGACCACGGACGCCACCGCTCGCCCAATGCCGGCTGGCCCGAGGCCACCATGGCCGGTGTGCTGGGCCTTCGCCTCTCGGGACCGCGCCAGTATCCCGGTCAGCCGCCGCGTGAAGAGCCTTGGATTGGCGAGGGCCGCACCACCGCCAGCGCCCGCGATATCCGTCGCGCGCTCGTCGTCTACCGCCGCGCCTGCTTGGTGCAAGCGGGATTTGTGCTGGTGCTGGCGCTGTTCTAG